CAATTGCACGTGAAAATAATCCACACTTTGCGCGTGTTCGCGCATCTGCTTCAGGCGTGCCGTTATTGCCGTTGGCCAGCCGAACAGGCACAGCGCCTGATCCACGAGGTGCGGCCCAAGGTCAAACCAAATACCGGCACCGGCGCCGGCATTCTCGCGCCAGCGGTTGCGCACAATGGGGCGAAAGCGATCAAAGCGCGATTCAAAATACCTGAGCGCTCCCAGCCGCCCGGATTCAATAAGCGATTGCACCGTAAGAAAATCGCCATCGAAGCGGCGATTCTGAAATACCGTAAGCAGCCGCGCATTTTTCTGTGCAAGGGCTACTAACTGTTGCGCCTGCGAAAGAGTGACCGTCATGGGTTTTTCAAGTAGCAGGTGCAGCTTGTGGGCAAGAATTTTCTCGCCCAATGCAAAATGCACATCGTTGGGTGCGGTTACAACCACGGCATCCAGCCCCGGGTGGGCCAGAAATTCTTCAAGCTGGTGGTATAGCTGCACCCCTTCAAGTGTGAGGTGTGGTTGGCTGGATAACAGCGCGCACAGGTGCATGCCGTTTGTTTGTGCAAGCAACGGCAGGTGAAAGGTTTGCGCGGCGTAACCATAGCCAATCACGCCAACGTTAATAGTCACACAACGGCTCCTTGTTTTTCAGCGCTGCTGGATATAGCGGCTGTTAGCGCAGTTTTCGCCACAATACCCGCGCCAGTAGCAACAACACAAGCAGTACAATCACGCCGGGTATGGCGTAGGCCACCACAATGAGGGTGTTGGCAATACCTTCAGACAAGTGCTCGCCGAAATCACCCAGGGCATGGCCAATGGGCGCCCAAAACCCTGTGTAGGTTTGGGTTTGCAGATGAATATTAACCACCTGAAAATCTATGCGCTGTAACAGCCGCGCCTTTTCGCCTTGCGCGTATTCAAGATCAGATTGCACCCGTGATAATTCAGAGGCAATGCGAATGAGTGATTCCACTTCCTCTGCCGAGGTTTGTTCCAGTTGTTCAAGTTTGTCGCGATAGCGCAACAGCATTTCAATGCGTTTGTCGTTATCCACCACGGCACTTTGCAAATCATCTACCTGGGTGTTTTGGTGAGTAACTTCACCCAGTGTACGGGCGCTGGCAAGGGTGTCGGCCACGCGATCGGGTGCCACGCGCATGCGCAAGTGGGCAGAGCTAAATTCACCCGTATGCAAATTGGCAGTTAATAGCGTGCACAGCGCTTGGGGTTGTTCACGGCAGGCGGCCGCCAGTTGCTCGTAGGCAGCCGGTACACTAGCGGCCGCCATGCTCACGGTGAGGCTGTGTTCATAGGCCAGGTACTGGCTTTGCTCTTTTGCCTGTGGCGCCGGCGCCGATGCCATCATGCGCGCACCAGAGGCCACAAAATCCTCCTGTACCACCTTGCTGGTGTCAGCACTGCAGCTGGCCAAGGTAACCAGCATAGTCAAAACAATACCCAATTTACCCATCATCATTGTGCCTCCGTGGCATAACGCTATTTGAGCCGCTGAGCTTATCAAGTTGTAGGTGAATGCTCCATGAACGTGAGCAGTTTCTGGCCGAAACTGGCTCACTGCACTTTCATAGTTTGAAATTCACTACCCTGCACGCGTTTAGCGCTTTGTGGGTGATGCAGTGCGTTTAACCTGTTCGTTAATAGAGGCAGAGCTTCGAACAAGTGGCCAAAAAAGTTGTTCGGCAGCGGTGGTGTCGGCCAGCCCTTCTACCCCAAAGTGCTTTGGGCGCGAGCGGGTTATGCGCGCAGAGCCGAACAATAGATCCCACAAAAATAAGAGATTGCCATAGTTGCCCTTGTAGTGGGTAATGCCATCGGCCAGATGTTTGCCGTGGTGCATGGAGTGGGTTGAAGGCGTAGAAATTACGCGCTCCAACAGCCACATAACGTGTTTGAGTGCGGGAATTTGGTAGAGCTTTTCATCCCAGGGCACGGCGCAGTGGGCGCCGGTAGTAACCGTGAGCTTCACCACAATGTAAACTGCGTACACCCAGCCGAGCCCCAAATAAATGAGCACCGCCGAGCCCCAGATGCCCGGCATCATCCAGTAGTAAAATACGTTGTTGCGGTACACAAGCCGTACACTCATGTACTCGGCATTGTGGTGGGGGCGATGCAATTTATACAGCCAAGGTATTTGGTGTGATAGCCGGTGCCACCAGTATTGGCTCATGTCGTCTATTATCAGGAGCGCCGCCAGTTGCCAAACGGGGTGCAGCTCGTGTAACAGGCCGCCTGCTGTGGGAAAGTAGGCTTGCCCCAAAAAATTTACCAGCAAAATAATGCCCGGTTGGGTGATAAGCAGCAGCGAAATGGTGCTGGCAAGCTCTACCTGCCAGTCGCCGGGCCGCTCTTCGGGCTTATGAAATAACCCCAAGCGCACAGCTTCAACCACGGCAAAGGCGAGGTAAATTGCAATAATCAGAATTAGCTCAGGGCGCATAAGGGGCGGGCCAGCAGTTAACTACGCAGTGGGTCAGTATAGCAGGCGCTACCAGGTGGCTAATTTGCCGTCATCAAACACTTCACCGGAAGCCACTGTTTGCAAGTAAATAAATATCTGATTGAGTGGCAGGCCTGCGTGTTTACTAATGCACATGGCCAGTGTGGTAAGCATGAGTTGGCGGCGCTCGGGCGGGGTGAAGTCCGGCACTAACAGCTGCACCTGAATCGGCTGCGTGGGCCCTTGTGTACGGCCACCCAGGCTTTTGGCCCGGTAGCACCCGGAGGAAAAATATTGCCAGCCAATGCTCAGGTGCTGCTCGTCAATAGCCAATGCACTCGCAAAATCCTGACTGATTAAATCTAACCGCGGGCTTGGATTTTCAAGGTCAAGCGGCAGGGATTGAATGTTGATAATGGGCATAGGCAATCCTGATGATTCGTGACAGGAAGATTGGTGATTAAATAAGTCTAGTGGATTGCACGCAGCTGTTGGAAATAAGATTTCTATTGCTGCGTTGAAACCCAAATTTTTTCAACAAATGTAATGCCTTACCGAAAACACTGACTCTGTGGGTATTCACCGCTGCCGTGACGCGAAGCCTTTGCGTTCAAAAGTACAGGCTGACTGGCTGCTATTATTCCGAAACTTTCTTACGTGCCTGTTCACTGAATTTCTGTAGTGCAGGGTACAGTGCCTCGAAGGCTGCCTGTAGTTGCGGGCGTTGTTCGCGCAGTGATTCTTCAACCCCTGCGAGCAGTTGTGGGCGGGAAATGCGTTTGCGCAGGCTGCCTATAACGCCCAAGTAGGTTTCCTGGTCGGCGTAGCGTTCAAATAATTGGTAATCTCGTGCGCGGGTTAAGAACCTTTGGGCACCCTCGGGCATCGCTTTGGCGTGTGGTGCAAGTTGATGATGCACTTCTTCGCAAAATTCGCCGAGGTTCTGTGAGTGCCAGCGGGTGAATTGCCGGGCGAGAAAGTGATCGAAGGTGATGTCTAGCACCGGGCCTGCCAGCCGTCGTAATTGCGGCCCCAGCAAAGTAATGGCGGCTTGTGTGTGGGCTTGTTGATCTACCCAGGCGTCAATTTTCCGGTGCAGTGCCACGCCCTGTAGAATGTCAGGCGCCCAACTTTGTTGGTGAATATGCAGCGGGCCTTTCAACCAGTCACCTAAAAAGCCGCCTACGCGCAGCGCCGGATTCGGGCCAGAGAGCGCGAGGTGGGCTAGATAATTCATTGGGCCTTAAGGCCGGCCTTGAAAGGCCGGCGCCGAAATTTCAGGTAAGTAGCTAGTTGGCATCACGCCCAGTGCCTGGGCGTGCGTGCGCCGCCCGTGGCTTGAATAGTTAATTGAGGCCGAGGCCGAACCGGCAAGACTTTGCGCTCTACGCGATGCAACCTCGGTGGCTGTAGGCATCACAGGCAATCAAACTTGGGTTTGTCGCAGCAGGTGTACTGGGCGTAGAAATCTGCCAGGTACTGCTCGAAACTCAGGCCTTGTTCACGCTCTATTTGCGCCTTGGCAGCCAAGGATTGCTTGGCGAGTTTTTCAAACAGCGTGAGCGCGTCTTTGGTGAGTGCACGTTGCTTGAAATACTCTGCATGTTGTTCGGCCAGATCGCGGGCCAGCTGGTAGAAGGTTTTACCCTGTGCTTGCATATCGGCCAAAAGCCTTGCCGCCGGCGTTTGGCTTGGGTCTGCAACCCGTGCGCGCACGCCATTTACGGCGTCGCTGAAGGCGTTTGAATCTGCGCTGGTGTCTAACAGCTCGGCGGCGCGGCCAATACCGGCCAATAACTCATTGGCCCAGGCGTGCATGTTGCGCTCTTGGTTGTTGTGTAACAGCGTCAGATTTGGGTCGCGCCCCTGCTCCACAATGCGGCGCTGGTTTTCCTGCATGTCTGCGTATTCGTTGCTGTTTGTTTCCGGGCTTTGCTCAAGCAAACAAAACAGCAAGAAGGCATCCATAAAATGCAATTGCTCGGCCGTTACACCCAAGGGCTCGTAGGGGTTTAAATCTACACAGCGCACTTCAATGTATTCCACGCCGCGCGCGTGCAGCGCGTTGAGTGCGGTTTCGCCGCGCTGGCTGGTGCGCTTGGGGCGAATGGTGGAGTAGAACTCGTTTTCAATTTGTAACAGTGCGGTGTTGAGTTGCCGGTACTCGCCGTGTGCGTCTTTCAGGCCGATGGCCTGGTAGTCTGCATGGGGCTGGGTAATGGCGCCGCACAGGGTTTTCAGGTAGGTGTTG
This genomic stretch from Simiduia sp. 21SJ11W-1 harbors:
- a CDS encoding oxidoreductase, whose protein sequence is MTINVGVIGYGYAAQTFHLPLLAQTNGMHLCALLSSQPHLTLEGVQLYHQLEEFLAHPGLDAVVVTAPNDVHFALGEKILAHKLHLLLEKPMTVTLSQAQQLVALAQKNARLLTVFQNRRFDGDFLTVQSLIESGRLGALRYFESRFDRFRPIVRNRWRENAGAGAGIWFDLGPHLVDQALCLFGWPTAITARLKQMREHAQSVDYFHVQLHYPQLEVVLHSSPHCASDVQRFHVEGSCASLTIHGLDPQEAQLKQGLAAGRPGYGVNPDRYAKLSIGESQAGGSHSEQLPMQKGAYGEFYQQWACAIRGEGSVPVSGEQALQVMALLALAEQSMQQMRTLECANLAPN
- a CDS encoding DUF4349 domain-containing protein, whose translation is MMMGKLGIVLTMLVTLASCSADTSKVVQEDFVASGARMMASAPAPQAKEQSQYLAYEHSLTVSMAAASVPAAYEQLAAACREQPQALCTLLTANLHTGEFSSAHLRMRVAPDRVADTLASARTLGEVTHQNTQVDDLQSAVVDNDKRIEMLLRYRDKLEQLEQTSAEEVESLIRIASELSRVQSDLEYAQGEKARLLQRIDFQVVNIHLQTQTYTGFWAPIGHALGDFGEHLSEGIANTLIVVAYAIPGVIVLLVLLLLARVLWRKLR
- a CDS encoding sterol desaturase family protein, producing the protein MRPELILIIAIYLAFAVVEAVRLGLFHKPEERPGDWQVELASTISLLLITQPGIILLVNFLGQAYFPTAGGLLHELHPVWQLAALLIIDDMSQYWWHRLSHQIPWLYKLHRPHHNAEYMSVRLVYRNNVFYYWMMPGIWGSAVLIYLGLGWVYAVYIVVKLTVTTGAHCAVPWDEKLYQIPALKHVMWLLERVISTPSTHSMHHGKHLADGITHYKGNYGNLLFLWDLLFGSARITRSRPKHFGVEGLADTTAAEQLFWPLVRSSASINEQVKRTASPTKR
- a CDS encoding ACP phosphodiesterase; amino-acid sequence: MNYLAHLALSGPNPALRVGGFLGDWLKGPLHIHQQSWAPDILQGVALHRKIDAWVDQQAHTQAAITLLGPQLRRLAGPVLDITFDHFLARQFTRWHSQNLGEFCEEVHHQLAPHAKAMPEGAQRFLTRARDYQLFERYADQETYLGVIGSLRKRISRPQLLAGVEESLREQRPQLQAAFEALYPALQKFSEQARKKVSE
- the gshA gene encoding glutamate--cysteine ligase: MTTLSQPLQDKLAWLAEGNTHLLKVILRGLEKESLRVGADGKIAQTDHPQALGATLTHPHITTDYSEALLEFITQPHTSVDALLGQLSDIHTFTYRHLGDEVLWGASMPCMIGADADIPVARYGNSNTGRMKTTYRIGLGHRYGRAMQTIAGVHYNFSFADELIAALHARAKSPLSFQDFKTQSYFDLIRNFRRYFWLLVYLYGAAPAVCRSFVRDRPHQLVPVGGDDHSLHLPHATSLRMGNLGYQSDAQASLTVCYNNLNTYLKTLCGAITQPHADYQAIGLKDAHGEYRQLNTALLQIENEFYSTIRPKRTSQRGETALNALHARGVEYIEVRCVDLNPYEPLGVTAEQLHFMDAFLLFCLLEQSPETNSNEYADMQENQRRIVEQGRDPNLTLLHNNQERNMHAWANELLAGIGRAAELLDTSADSNAFSDAVNGVRARVADPSQTPAARLLADMQAQGKTFYQLARDLAEQHAEYFKQRALTKDALTLFEKLAKQSLAAKAQIEREQGLSFEQYLADFYAQYTCCDKPKFDCL